A portion of the Novosphingobium sp. KA1 genome contains these proteins:
- a CDS encoding GNAT family N-acetyltransferase codes for MDRQPVLEGDRLVLRPLRSDDWDALYAVASDREIWAVHPAHDRWQEPVFRQFFADALEGGGAFAIIDQQSGAVIGSSRYGPPEGDEIEIGWTFLARAYWGGGFNAEMKRLMLAHALAHFERVIFKVGAQNVISRKAMGHIGGHLTDRTFEREMCGVIVPHVLFEITRESFAAGPLAA; via the coding sequence ATGGATCGTCAGCCGGTCCTCGAAGGGGACCGGCTGGTCCTGCGTCCCCTTCGTTCAGACGATTGGGACGCACTCTACGCGGTAGCCTCCGACCGCGAGATCTGGGCGGTTCACCCCGCCCACGACCGCTGGCAGGAACCGGTGTTCCGCCAGTTCTTTGCCGACGCTCTGGAGGGCGGCGGCGCTTTTGCCATTATCGACCAGCAGAGCGGGGCGGTGATCGGCTCCAGCCGCTATGGCCCGCCCGAGGGCGACGAGATCGAGATCGGCTGGACTTTCCTTGCTCGTGCCTACTGGGGCGGCGGTTTCAACGCGGAGATGAAGCGCCTGATGCTGGCCCACGCGCTGGCGCATTTTGAGCGGGTGATCTTCAAGGTCGGCGCGCAGAACGTGATCTCGCGCAAGGCGATGGGGCATATCGGCGGGCATTTGACCGATCGCACCTTCGAGCGCGAGATGTGCGGCGTGATCGTGCCGCATGTGCTGTTCGAGATTACGCGCGAGAGCTTTGCGGCGGGGCCTCTGGCGGCTTAG
- the ssb gene encoding single-stranded DNA-binding protein, with protein MAGSVNKVILIGNLGADPEVKSFQNGGRIANLRIATSESWKDRATGERKERTEWHSVVIQSEGLVGVVERFLRKGSKIYIEGQLRTRKWQDQNGNDRYTTEVSVGGVGGVLTMLDGAQGGGGGARGGSGGGWNEGGSSGGSSGGGYGGGGRSGGGSSGGNEWGRSGGSSGGSSGGGDEWGRTPSSSGGGFGDDLDDDIPF; from the coding sequence ATGGCAGGCAGCGTCAACAAGGTCATTCTGATCGGCAACCTGGGTGCCGATCCCGAGGTGAAGTCGTTCCAGAACGGCGGCCGCATCGCCAATCTGCGCATCGCGACCTCGGAAAGCTGGAAGGACCGCGCCACCGGCGAGCGCAAGGAACGCACCGAGTGGCACTCGGTGGTGATCCAGAGCGAAGGTCTGGTCGGCGTGGTCGAGCGGTTCCTGCGCAAGGGTTCGAAGATCTACATCGAAGGCCAGCTGCGCACGCGCAAGTGGCAGGACCAGAACGGTAACGACCGCTACACCACCGAAGTCTCGGTTGGCGGCGTCGGCGGCGTGCTGACGATGCTGGACGGCGCGCAGGGCGGCGGCGGCGGTGCCCGTGGCGGTTCCGGCGGCGGCTGGAACGAAGGCGGTTCCTCGGGTGGTTCCTCGGGCGGCGGCTATGGCGGCGGTGGCCGTTCGGGCGGCGGTTCGTCAGGCGGCAACGAATGGGGCCGTTCGGGCGGTTCGTCGGGTGGCTCTTCGGGCGGCGGCGACGAATGGGGCCGCACGCCTTCGTCCTCGGGCGGCGGTTTCGGCGACGACCTCGACGACGACATCCCGTTCTGA
- a CDS encoding DUF1134 domain-containing protein produces the protein MTVETPAKGRRLRIGMGIAMMVAGLAAPLGSAMAQVTTVDPDAAIDSDIGTPPTTYSHTPQVPEQAPVDSQGNGMPVDQGPAPVQPIPTTPAPVGPNGAPVAADSSSTYHEDDLIGAAEGVFGKGAKGLADLIKDLLAKQGEPNGYIVGREAGGALAVGLRYGSGTLYHKIEGEQPVYWTGPSIGFDAGANAGNAFVLVYNLYDSEDLYHRFGAGEGQAYLIGGFTVSYLRRGNVVLIPVRAGAGLRLGANIGYMKFSHKQNWLPF, from the coding sequence ATGACAGTCGAAACGCCAGCTAAAGGACGCCGCCTGCGTATCGGCATGGGGATCGCCATGATGGTGGCAGGGCTTGCCGCGCCGCTGGGCTCCGCCATGGCGCAAGTGACGACGGTCGATCCCGACGCGGCGATCGATTCCGACATCGGCACGCCGCCGACCACGTATTCCCATACGCCGCAGGTGCCCGAGCAGGCCCCGGTGGACAGCCAGGGCAACGGTATGCCGGTCGATCAGGGGCCGGCGCCGGTTCAACCGATCCCGACGACGCCCGCGCCTGTCGGCCCCAATGGCGCCCCGGTGGCGGCGGACAGTTCCAGCACCTATCACGAGGATGACCTGATCGGGGCTGCCGAAGGCGTGTTCGGCAAGGGCGCCAAGGGCCTTGCGGACCTGATCAAGGATCTGCTGGCCAAGCAGGGCGAGCCCAACGGCTACATCGTCGGCCGCGAGGCCGGCGGCGCGCTGGCAGTGGGGCTGCGTTACGGTTCTGGCACGCTCTATCACAAGATCGAGGGCGAGCAGCCGGTCTACTGGACCGGCCCCTCGATCGGTTTCGACGCGGGCGCCAATGCGGGCAATGCCTTCGTGCTGGTCTACAACCTCTACGACAGCGAGGATCTCTACCACCGATTCGGCGCGGGCGAGGGGCAGGCCTATCTGATCGGCGGCTTCACCGTCAGCTATCTGCGCCGCGGCAACGTGGTGCTGATCCCGGTCCGTGCGGGCGCGGGCCTGCGTCTCGGCGCGAACATCGGCTACATGAAGTTCTCGCACAAGCAGAATTGGCTGCCGTTTTAA
- a CDS encoding aromatic amino acid transaminase, translated as MLTNLQQQPADALLALIKLHNDDPRADKIDLGVGVYRTGEGDTPVFRSIKAAEAKLVAEQDSKAYLGPEGDMGFVEALMPYVFGKADPSMGGRIEGMQTPGGTGSLRLALAMVKRAGYNRIIVGVPSWPNHAQICADLGLEVVEFNHALASGTTDMDALRAAIADAREGDAILLHGCCHNPTGIDYSNAQWDEIAGLIAAAKILPILDLAYQGLGKGMEEDAYGLRRVLAAVPEALICYSCDKNFGLYRDRVGALYAMVGDPADLARVMSNGHNLARANWSQPPDHGGAAVRLVLEDETLTADWLAELDEMRERMREVRAKLAAAGTAGSADLTPMGGQNGLFSIVPLNKDQVLAMRTKHGVYMAGSGRINVAGLTMGNIDKFIAAVADVTA; from the coding sequence ATGCTTACGAACCTTCAGCAACAGCCCGCCGACGCGCTTCTTGCGCTGATCAAGCTCCACAACGACGATCCGCGCGCGGACAAGATCGACCTTGGTGTCGGCGTCTACCGCACCGGTGAGGGCGACACTCCGGTGTTCCGCTCGATCAAGGCCGCCGAGGCCAAACTCGTCGCCGAGCAGGATTCGAAAGCCTACCTCGGTCCCGAGGGCGACATGGGCTTTGTCGAAGCGCTGATGCCTTATGTGTTCGGTAAGGCCGACCCGTCGATGGGCGGCCGCATCGAGGGCATGCAGACCCCCGGCGGCACCGGCTCGCTGCGCCTCGCGCTCGCCATGGTGAAGCGCGCCGGCTACAACCGCATCATCGTCGGCGTTCCCAGCTGGCCCAACCACGCCCAGATCTGCGCCGACCTCGGCCTTGAAGTCGTTGAATTCAATCACGCGCTCGCTTCGGGCACCACCGACATGGACGCGCTGCGCGCCGCCATCGCCGATGCCCGCGAAGGCGATGCCATCCTGCTGCACGGCTGCTGCCACAACCCCACGGGCATCGATTACAGCAACGCGCAGTGGGACGAGATCGCCGGCCTGATCGCCGCTGCGAAGATCCTGCCGATCCTCGACCTCGCCTATCAGGGCCTGGGCAAGGGCATGGAAGAAGACGCCTATGGCCTGCGCCGCGTGCTCGCCGCCGTGCCGGAAGCGCTGATCTGCTATTCGTGCGACAAGAACTTCGGCCTCTACCGTGACCGCGTCGGCGCGCTCTACGCGATGGTTGGCGATCCGGCCGACCTCGCCCGCGTGATGTCGAACGGCCACAACCTCGCCCGCGCCAACTGGTCGCAGCCGCCAGACCACGGCGGCGCCGCTGTCCGCCTCGTCCTCGAAGACGAGACGCTGACCGCCGACTGGCTCGCCGAGCTCGACGAGATGCGCGAGCGCATGCGTGAAGTGCGCGCCAAGCTGGCCGCCGCCGGCACCGCCGGTTCGGCCGACCTGACGCCGATGGGCGGCCAGAACGGCCTGTTCTCGATCGTGCCGCTGAACAAGGACCAGGTCCTTGCCATGCGCACCAAGCACGGCGTCTACATGGCAGGGTCTGGCCGCATCAACGTGGCGGGCCTGACGATGGGCAACATCGACAAGTTCATCGCCGCTGTCGCCGACGTGACGGCCTGA
- a CDS encoding YcgN family cysteine cluster protein: protein MTTNGERPFWERPLHTLDRGEWEALCDGCGQCCLHKVEDADTGEIYHTNVACKLLNLKTAQCSDYPGRRKVVPDCLKLTPESAGRLSWLPPSCAYRLRADGDPLPEWHYLVSGDRNSVHAAGMSVAGKAVSETVAGPLENHIVWPYGEDEMEDWEIEAEGPAPWAGEQESR from the coding sequence ATGACGACGAACGGGGAACGACCCTTCTGGGAGCGGCCGCTCCACACCCTCGACCGCGGCGAGTGGGAAGCCCTGTGCGACGGCTGCGGACAGTGCTGCCTGCACAAGGTGGAAGATGCCGACACCGGCGAGATCTACCACACCAATGTCGCCTGCAAGCTGCTGAACCTCAAGACCGCGCAGTGCAGCGACTATCCGGGGCGCCGCAAGGTCGTGCCCGATTGCCTCAAGCTCACCCCGGAATCGGCGGGCAGGCTCTCGTGGCTGCCGCCAAGCTGCGCCTACCGTCTGCGCGCGGACGGAGATCCGCTGCCCGAATGGCACTATCTCGTCAGCGGCGACCGCAATTCCGTGCACGCGGCGGGCATGTCCGTCGCCGGCAAGGCGGTCAGCGAGACGGTGGCGGGCCCGCTCGAGAACCACATCGTCTGGCCCTATGGCGAGGACGAGATGGAGGACTGGGAGATCGAGGCCGAGGGCCCCGCCCCCTGGGCCGGCGAACAGGAGAGCCGATAG
- a CDS encoding M48 family metallopeptidase, which translates to MLDWLRRAPDEDPVVEIAGRQVPILIRRLANARRMTMRLAPDGSEIRISVPRWTRTEDAVAFAQSKRSWLAIQIEALPEARPLADGTPLSFRGEVLVLRHDAAYPRRPVPDDGELLVGGPESSLPARLKRWLETEARTLLADDLEHYCAVAGQAVPALALSSANRRWGSCAADGSIRINWRLIMAPDSVRRSVVAHEVAHLVHFDHSPAFHAFLAKIFEGSVPSANRWLKEKGRSLYVPFG; encoded by the coding sequence GTGCTCGACTGGCTGCGCCGCGCTCCCGACGAGGACCCGGTGGTCGAGATCGCCGGACGGCAAGTGCCCATCCTGATCCGCCGCCTTGCCAATGCCCGGCGCATGACCATGCGGCTCGCCCCCGACGGCAGCGAGATCCGCATCTCGGTCCCGCGCTGGACCCGCACCGAGGATGCCGTCGCCTTCGCCCAGTCCAAGCGGTCCTGGCTGGCGATCCAGATCGAGGCGCTGCCCGAGGCACGGCCGCTGGCCGACGGCACCCCCCTTTCCTTCCGGGGCGAGGTGCTGGTCCTGCGCCACGACGCCGCCTACCCTCGCCGCCCGGTGCCCGATGATGGCGAGTTGCTGGTAGGCGGCCCGGAATCCTCGCTGCCCGCCCGGCTCAAGCGCTGGCTGGAAACCGAGGCGCGCACGCTGCTGGCGGACGATCTGGAGCATTACTGTGCCGTGGCCGGGCAAGCCGTGCCCGCGCTCGCGCTGTCGAGCGCCAATCGCCGCTGGGGCTCCTGCGCGGCGGACGGCTCGATCCGCATCAACTGGCGGCTCATCATGGCCCCCGATTCGGTGCGCCGCTCGGTCGTTGCCCATGAAGTGGCGCATCTGGTCCACTTCGATCACTCGCCCGCGTTCCATGCCTTCCTGGCAAAAATCTTCGAAGGCAGCGTGCCTTCGGCCAATCGCTGGCTGAAAGAAAAGGGCCGCAGTCTCTATGTACCCTTCGGGTAG
- a CDS encoding COQ9 family protein has protein sequence MEEPQTLEALRRQLAPAIADAAAFDGWSVKAVDEAARLAGVDPELARYAFAEGQMAMISAWIAHVDAEMARSVPAASLAGLPIRERIRRLVMARLDAVAGREEALSRALAVMAMPRNVLAATRLGWHSADAMWRLAGDTATDYNHYTKRAILGAIYAATLKVFASDTSEDAVGPKAETRAFLDRRIEGIMRFEKAKAQWLRPSEERISLVRLMGRLRYPAR, from the coding sequence ATGGAAGAACCTCAGACGCTGGAGGCGCTGCGGCGCCAGCTTGCCCCGGCCATCGCCGATGCCGCGGCATTCGACGGCTGGAGCGTGAAGGCGGTGGACGAGGCCGCGCGCCTCGCCGGGGTCGATCCCGAACTGGCCCGTTATGCCTTCGCGGAAGGCCAGATGGCGATGATCTCGGCGTGGATTGCCCATGTCGATGCCGAGATGGCGCGCAGCGTCCCGGCGGCCTCGCTGGCCGGACTGCCGATTCGCGAGCGGATCCGCCGTCTCGTCATGGCCCGGCTCGATGCCGTGGCCGGACGCGAGGAAGCGCTCAGCCGGGCGCTGGCGGTCATGGCGATGCCGCGCAACGTGCTCGCCGCCACGCGCCTGGGTTGGCACAGCGCGGACGCCATGTGGCGTCTCGCCGGCGATACCGCCACCGATTACAACCACTATACCAAGCGGGCGATCCTCGGCGCGATCTATGCCGCCACGCTCAAGGTCTTTGCCAGCGACACCAGCGAGGATGCGGTCGGCCCCAAGGCCGAGACCCGCGCGTTCCTCGACCGCCGGATCGAGGGCATCATGCGTTTCGAGAAGGCCAAGGCGCAATGGCTGCGCCCGAGCGAGGAGCGGATCAGCCTGGTGCGGCTGATGGGGCGCCTGCGCTATCCGGCGCGCTGA
- a CDS encoding riboflavin synthase yields the protein MFTGIVTAVGQIREARQSGDLRAVITCPWDPAGIAMGASIACSGVCLTVIDKGGREGDAWFAVQISAESVARTVPGRWTEGTSLNLEQALKLGDELGGHIVTGHVDGVGTVASITPEGDSLRFVIAAPAELAPYLAPKGSITVDGVSLTVNDVADQSDGSCHFMLNIIPHTAEVTTIGALKAGDGVNLEIDVLARYLQRMQSLRG from the coding sequence ATGTTCACCGGAATAGTCACCGCCGTCGGCCAGATCCGCGAAGCCCGCCAGTCGGGCGACCTGCGCGCCGTCATCACCTGCCCCTGGGACCCTGCCGGGATCGCCATGGGCGCCTCGATCGCCTGCTCGGGCGTGTGCCTCACCGTCATCGACAAAGGCGGCCGCGAAGGCGATGCCTGGTTCGCGGTGCAGATTTCCGCCGAATCGGTCGCGCGCACCGTCCCCGGACGCTGGACCGAAGGCACCTCGCTGAACCTCGAACAGGCGCTCAAGCTGGGCGACGAACTGGGCGGACACATCGTCACCGGCCATGTCGACGGCGTCGGCACCGTGGCCAGCATCACGCCCGAAGGCGATTCGCTGCGCTTCGTGATCGCGGCGCCTGCGGAACTGGCGCCCTACCTCGCCCCCAAGGGCTCGATCACGGTGGACGGCGTCTCGCTGACCGTGAACGACGTCGCCGACCAGAGCGACGGCAGCTGCCACTTCATGCTCAACATCATCCCGCACACCGCCGAAGTCACCACCATCGGCGCGCTCAAGGCGGGCGACGGGGTGAACCTCGAAATCGACGTGCTGGCGCGGTATCTGCAGCGGATGCAGTCGCTGCGGGGGTGA
- a CDS encoding response regulator transcription factor: protein MSTPTILLVEDDGPLRTLTARALRQSGFNVLTAATGAEMWVTLREGPVSLVVLDVMLPGTSGFDLFRRLRRESDVPVIFISARGSEEDRVLGLELGADDYLAKPFSTRELAARVSAVLRRGGNSAGPDTAAADGVADGRMPDAILFDGWTLSMARRELRSPTGAMVDLTGAEFDLLATFLAYPQRVLGRERLIELSRARLGDSSDRSVDVLVSRLRRKLQGEGAEPPIVTVRGVGYMFKAEVTRA from the coding sequence ATGTCCACGCCCACAATCCTGCTCGTCGAGGACGACGGCCCCCTCCGCACCCTGACCGCGCGCGCCTTGCGCCAGAGCGGGTTCAACGTGCTCACCGCCGCCACCGGCGCGGAAATGTGGGTGACGCTGCGCGAGGGGCCGGTCAGCCTGGTCGTGCTCGACGTGATGCTGCCGGGCACCAGCGGCTTCGACCTGTTCCGCCGCCTGCGCCGCGAAAGCGATGTGCCGGTGATCTTCATCAGCGCCCGCGGCAGCGAGGAAGACCGCGTACTCGGCCTTGAACTGGGCGCGGACGACTATCTCGCCAAGCCCTTCAGCACCCGCGAACTGGCCGCGCGTGTCAGCGCCGTGCTGCGCCGGGGCGGCAACAGCGCCGGGCCGGACACCGCCGCGGCCGACGGCGTGGCCGATGGCCGCATGCCCGACGCGATCCTGTTCGACGGCTGGACGCTGTCGATGGCGCGCCGCGAGCTGCGCTCGCCGACCGGCGCGATGGTGGACCTCACCGGTGCCGAGTTCGACCTGCTGGCCACTTTCCTCGCCTACCCCCAGCGCGTGCTGGGCCGCGAGCGGCTGATCGAGCTTTCGCGCGCACGCCTGGGTGACAGTTCCGACCGCAGCGTCGACGTGCTGGTCAGCCGCCTGCGCCGCAAGCTTCAGGGCGAAGGTGCCGAGCCGCCGATCGTCACCGTGCGCGGCGTCGGCTACATGTTCAAGGCCGAGGTCACGCGCGCCTGA
- a CDS encoding ankyrin repeat domain-containing protein, translating into MSKTISGNATGFSRRILAAGLAALAAGMTLASPAHADYSEGYKFLESVKKKEGEKVEKALMENSQIVNAKDVTTGETGLHIVTQRRDLTWLAYLIGKGANVNASDDHGRTPLQLAVSLGWREGVAQLLDAKAQPDPTNDAGETPLIFAVHRKDVDMVKTLLQAGASADRADNSGRSAREYANVEAGKTSQLAQVIEQFGAKGSKPKAVYGPVM; encoded by the coding sequence GTGTCGAAGACGATCTCCGGGAACGCCACAGGGTTTTCGCGCCGGATCCTCGCTGCGGGGCTGGCTGCACTCGCGGCGGGCATGACGCTCGCCTCGCCTGCCCATGCCGATTACTCGGAAGGCTACAAGTTCCTCGAATCGGTCAAGAAGAAGGAAGGCGAAAAGGTCGAGAAGGCGCTGATGGAGAACAGCCAGATCGTCAACGCCAAGGACGTGACGACCGGCGAGACCGGCCTGCACATCGTCACCCAGCGCCGCGACCTCACCTGGCTGGCCTACCTCATCGGCAAGGGCGCCAACGTGAATGCGTCGGACGACCATGGCCGCACCCCGCTGCAGCTGGCCGTCAGCCTCGGCTGGCGCGAAGGCGTGGCACAGCTGCTCGATGCCAAGGCCCAGCCCGATCCGACCAACGACGCGGGCGAGACGCCGTTGATCTTCGCGGTGCACCGCAAGGACGTCGACATGGTCAAGACCCTGCTCCAGGCCGGTGCCAGCGCCGATCGCGCCGACAACTCGGGTCGCAGCGCGCGCGAGTATGCCAATGTCGAGGCGGGCAAGACCAGCCAGCTGGCGCAAGTGATCGAGCAGTTCGGCGCCAAGGGCAGCAAGCCCAAGGCGGTTTACGGACCCGTGATGTAA
- the ribD gene encoding bifunctional diaminohydroxyphosphoribosylaminopyrimidine deaminase/5-amino-6-(5-phosphoribosylamino)uracil reductase RibD codes for MSDARWLAAAAALAARARPLSRPNPGVGAILVKHGKVIARGWTQPGGRPHAEAVALAAAGEAARGATLYVTLEPCAHQSARGPACADLVCASGVARVVIGCMDPDPRTSGEGLARIRAAGIEAEYLPSPACTRSLSGYLVSKRLGRPEVTLKLALSLDGCMAMANGESQWITGPQARAHTHAMRAKADAILVGGGTLRADNPRLDVRLPGLAARSPERWVLTRGAAPDGWRALPSPEAITSMEGVQYLFVEGGAVTATAFLAAGLVDRLLLYRAPILVGGRPALGDYGLARLADAHGRWSLTTRRRLGSDTLEVYESSLCSPE; via the coding sequence GTGAGCGATGCCCGCTGGCTTGCGGCGGCGGCGGCGCTGGCCGCGCGGGCGCGACCGCTGAGCCGCCCCAATCCCGGCGTCGGCGCGATTCTGGTCAAGCATGGCAAAGTCATCGCACGCGGCTGGACCCAGCCGGGCGGTCGCCCCCATGCCGAAGCCGTGGCCCTCGCCGCAGCGGGCGAGGCGGCGCGCGGCGCCACGCTCTACGTCACTCTCGAACCTTGCGCGCACCAGTCCGCCCGCGGCCCCGCCTGCGCCGACCTTGTCTGCGCGTCGGGCGTGGCGCGCGTGGTGATCGGCTGCATGGACCCCGATCCGCGCACCTCCGGCGAAGGCCTCGCCCGCATCCGCGCGGCCGGGATCGAGGCGGAATACCTGCCCTCGCCCGCCTGCACGCGCAGCCTGTCCGGCTACCTCGTTTCCAAGCGCCTCGGCCGCCCCGAAGTGACGCTGAAGCTGGCGCTCTCGCTCGACGGCTGCATGGCCATGGCGAACGGCGAGAGCCAGTGGATCACCGGGCCCCAGGCCCGCGCCCACACCCACGCCATGCGCGCCAAAGCCGATGCCATCCTGGTCGGCGGCGGCACCCTGCGGGCGGACAACCCACGCCTCGACGTGCGCCTGCCCGGCCTTGCCGCGCGCAGCCCCGAACGCTGGGTACTGACCCGCGGCGCAGCGCCCGACGGCTGGCGCGCCCTGCCCTCGCCCGAGGCGATTACCTCGATGGAAGGCGTTCAATACCTCTTTGTCGAGGGCGGCGCGGTCACCGCCACGGCCTTCCTCGCCGCCGGACTGGTCGATCGCCTGCTGCTCTACCGCGCGCCGATCCTGGTCGGCGGCCGCCCGGCGCTCGGTGACTACGGCCTCGCCCGCCTTGCCGATGCCCACGGCCGCTGGTCGCTGACCACGCGGCGGCGGCTTGGCAGCGACACCCTCGAAGTCTACGAAAGCAGCCTATGTTCACCGGAATAG
- a CDS encoding ferrous iron transporter B: MSRQRKVALVGNPNAGKSALFNALTGARQKIANYPGVTVERKSGRLVLPTGEPVEMTDLPGAYSLDATSPDEEVTAKVIAGQFTGEAAPDVLVVVLDASNLEQHLVFAQEVLALGKPTVVALNMVDLAERDGLVIDPAVLQEELGVRVVSTVAVRRRGLVELAEAIASAETRHPGPGLTALGATERRVAAHAMADAAILSESKRHRLHARLDKVLLHPWLGFLIMMGVFFVMFQAVFAWATPFADALDASASWLHDSVKAALPAGLLRDLLTDGVIAGVGAVVVFLPQIVILFAFILALEASGYMARAAFLMDRIMSFVGLSGRSFIPLLSSFACAIPGIMATRSITDPKDRLTTILVAPMMTCSARLPVYAVIIGAFIPNTAVGGGVHLQGLVLFALYVAGIVGAMVVALVLRSTVTKGAASGFIMELPKYQLPRLKDMAIGLWQRAWIFLRRAGTIIFTVTVVLWVLLNFPQAKPGESQVDASIAGKIANGLAVVVEPIGFNRDMALALIPAMAAREVAVSSLATTYAVDAGDNEDQQAVELGDRLKGRWTLPMALAFLAWFVFAPQCMSTIAVTRRETNGWKWPAFMLAYLFGLAYIAAGATYWIAVSAGL, from the coding sequence ATGAGCCGCCAGCGCAAGGTCGCCCTCGTCGGCAATCCCAATGCGGGCAAGAGCGCGCTGTTCAACGCCCTGACCGGCGCGCGCCAGAAGATCGCGAATTATCCCGGCGTCACCGTGGAGCGCAAGTCCGGCCGCCTCGTGCTGCCGACCGGCGAACCGGTGGAGATGACCGACCTGCCGGGCGCCTACAGCCTCGATGCCACCAGCCCCGACGAGGAAGTGACCGCCAAGGTCATCGCCGGCCAGTTCACCGGCGAGGCCGCGCCCGACGTGCTGGTGGTGGTGCTCGACGCCTCCAACCTCGAACAGCACCTCGTCTTTGCGCAGGAAGTGCTGGCGCTGGGCAAGCCGACCGTCGTCGCGCTCAACATGGTCGATCTTGCCGAGCGGGACGGGCTGGTGATCGACCCTGCCGTGCTGCAGGAAGAACTGGGCGTGCGGGTCGTCTCGACCGTCGCCGTGCGCCGCCGCGGTCTTGTCGAACTGGCCGAGGCGATCGCGTCCGCCGAAACCCGCCATCCCGGCCCCGGCCTCACCGCGCTCGGCGCCACCGAGCGCCGCGTGGCCGCCCATGCCATGGCCGATGCGGCGATCCTCTCCGAATCGAAGCGCCACCGCCTCCATGCCCGGCTCGACAAGGTGCTGCTGCACCCCTGGCTCGGCTTCCTGATCATGATGGGCGTGTTCTTCGTGATGTTCCAGGCGGTGTTCGCCTGGGCGACGCCTTTCGCCGATGCCCTCGATGCCAGCGCGAGCTGGCTTCACGACAGCGTCAAGGCGGCGCTTCCCGCCGGCCTGCTGCGCGATCTGCTGACCGACGGGGTGATCGCGGGCGTGGGTGCGGTCGTGGTGTTCCTGCCGCAGATCGTCATCCTCTTCGCCTTCATCCTGGCGCTGGAGGCCTCGGGCTACATGGCCCGCGCCGCCTTCCTGATGGACCGGATTATGTCGTTTGTCGGCCTGTCCGGCCGCAGCTTCATTCCGCTGCTGTCGAGCTTCGCCTGCGCCATTCCCGGCATCATGGCGACCCGCTCGATCACCGATCCCAAGGACCGCCTGACGACGATCCTGGTCGCCCCGATGATGACCTGTTCGGCGCGCCTGCCGGTCTATGCGGTGATCATCGGCGCCTTCATCCCCAACACGGCCGTGGGCGGCGGCGTGCATCTCCAGGGGCTGGTGCTGTTCGCGCTCTACGTCGCGGGCATCGTCGGGGCCATGGTGGTGGCGCTGGTGCTGCGCAGCACGGTCACCAAGGGCGCGGCTTCGGGCTTCATCATGGAACTGCCCAAGTACCAGCTGCCCCGCCTCAAGGACATGGCGATCGGCCTGTGGCAGCGCGCCTGGATCTTCCTGCGCCGCGCCGGCACGATCATCTTCACCGTCACCGTGGTGCTCTGGGTGCTGCTGAACTTCCCGCAGGCGAAGCCCGGCGAGAGCCAGGTCGATGCCTCGATCGCGGGCAAGATCGCCAATGGCCTTGCCGTGGTGGTGGAGCCGATCGGCTTCAACCGCGACATGGCGCTGGCGCTGATCCCGGCCATGGCCGCGCGCGAGGTGGCGGTCTCGTCGCTGGCGACGACGTATGCCGTCGATGCGGGCGATAACGAGGACCAGCAGGCCGTCGAACTGGGTGACCGGCTGAAGGGCCGCTGGACCCTGCCGATGGCGCTGGCGTTCCTGGCGTGGTTCGTCTTCGCGCCGCAGTGCATGTCGACGATCGCCGTCACCCGGCGCGAGACCAACGGCTGGAAGTGGCCGGCCTTCATGCTCGCCTACCTGTTCGGCCTGGCCTACATCGCGGCGGGGGCGACCTACTGGATCGCGGTGAGCGCGGGGCTCTAG
- a CDS encoding SCO family protein: MTYLSPFRRLLAVSTSAPMLGLALACAVPLASCGQGREEHPPLEGAEIGGPFTLFDKAGKPHTWDSFKGQWRIVYFGYTFCPDACPMDVQAMMKGFALFTRDHAAAAAKVQPIFVTIDPARDTPEIVGQWTGAFGPRLLGLTGSAAQVKQAADAFAVYYKKGENTPGGYLMDHSRIAYLMDPDGKPIAMLPVDKGPEAVAGELAKWVN; encoded by the coding sequence ATGACCTACCTTTCCCCGTTTCGCCGGCTGCTTGCCGTTTCCACATCCGCGCCCATGCTGGGCCTGGCCCTGGCCTGCGCCGTGCCGCTGGCGTCCTGCGGACAGGGCCGCGAGGAGCATCCGCCGCTCGAGGGCGCGGAAATCGGCGGGCCGTTCACGCTCTTCGACAAGGCCGGCAAACCGCATACTTGGGATTCGTTCAAGGGCCAGTGGCGCATCGTCTACTTCGGCTACACGTTCTGCCCGGATGCCTGCCCGATGGACGTCCAGGCGATGATGAAGGGCTTTGCGCTCTTCACCAGGGACCATGCGGCCGCCGCCGCCAAGGTGCAGCCGATCTTCGTCACCATCGATCCCGCGCGCGACACGCCCGAGATCGTCGGCCAGTGGACCGGCGCCTTCGGCCCGCGCCTGCTCGGCCTCACCGGCAGCGCCGCGCAGGTCAAGCAGGCCGCCGATGCCTTCGCGGTCTACTACAAGAAGGGCGAGAACACGCCCGGCGGATACCTGATGGACCACAGCCGCATCGCCTACCTGATGGACCCGGACGGCAAGCCGATCGCCATGCTTCCGGTGGACAAGGGCCCCGAGGCAGTGGCCGGCGAACTCGCCAAATGGGTGAACTGA